The following proteins are encoded in a genomic region of Ostrea edulis chromosome 7, xbOstEdul1.1, whole genome shotgun sequence:
- the LOC130047924 gene encoding uncharacterized protein LOC130047924 encodes MKREIKEAHTGYDLCKPEHERKSEILTNEREAQNNEEVNKPVKDIENRGLGVLAKVTTTDENEPFLKYRFREGDLMRDNPWLEAINSILDKIRQNRKRDHTLEYTPFCIMLGGSGFSKVRGVMQEKFGNKDEKTRREYVLPRDSDEKKIIETVMKDLLDGIACFVDSAGKIEITNAHKYEDFYRQREDSIKTVSSKMKNNEYALKF; translated from the coding sequence ATGAAGAGGGAAATAAAGGAGGCTCATACAGGATACGATTTATGTAAACCTGAACACGAAAGGAAATCCGAGATCCTAACCAACGAAAGAGAAGCCCAAAATAATGAGGAAGTGAACAAACCCGTTAAGGATATCGAAAACAGAGGGTTAGGTGTTCTAGCCAAAGTCACTACAACTGATGAAAATGAACCCTTTTTAAAGTACAGGTTCCGAGAAGGTGACCTAATGAGAGATAACCCCTGGCTTGAAGCGATAAATTCCATTCTTGATAAGATAAGACAGAATAGGAAAAGGGACCACACCTTAGAATACACACCCTTCTGTATCATGCTTGGAGGTTCCGGGTTTTCAAAGGTGCGTGGTGTGATGCAGGAGAAGTTCGGAAATAAGGACGAAAAAACTAGAAGGGAGTACGTCCTCCCTAGAGATTCTGATGAAAAAAAGATAATCGAAACTGTAATGAAAGATTTGCTGGATGGAATAGCGTGTTTTGTTGATTCTGCCGGAAAAATAGAAATAACGAATGCACACAAATACGAAGACTTTTACAGACAGCGTGAAGATTCGATAAAAACAGTAAGTTCAAAGATGAAGAACAACGAATACGCTTTGAAGTTTTAG